One Thalassospira marina DNA window includes the following coding sequences:
- the tpiA gene encoding triose-phosphate isomerase has product MSDRRPLIAGNWKMNCLRADGLALASGLAAKLTGASDKPACDILLCPPATLLADVVGVLGHCDIHAGGQDCHAVKSGAHTGDIAASMLADIGASHVILGHSERRADHGESSTVIRQKTIAAHDAGLTAVVCVGETEQERDLGAAIAVVCGQMDVSLPEGASAENTVIAYEPVWAIGTGRTAAVADVEEMHAAIRRKLKERFADAEGFRILYGGSVKPSNAAEILAVENVDGALVGGASLKVEDFWGIIAACE; this is encoded by the coding sequence ATGTCAGATCGTCGTCCCCTTATTGCCGGTAACTGGAAAATGAATTGTCTGCGTGCCGATGGCCTGGCCCTTGCCAGTGGCCTGGCTGCAAAGTTGACGGGCGCATCTGACAAACCGGCCTGCGATATTTTGTTGTGCCCACCGGCAACGCTGCTGGCTGATGTTGTCGGTGTTTTGGGCCATTGCGATATTCATGCCGGCGGCCAGGATTGTCATGCGGTTAAAAGCGGCGCTCATACTGGCGATATTGCGGCATCAATGCTGGCGGATATTGGCGCCAGCCACGTTATCCTTGGCCATTCCGAACGCCGCGCTGACCATGGTGAAAGTTCCACCGTTATCCGCCAGAAAACCATTGCTGCCCATGATGCAGGTTTGACAGCCGTTGTCTGTGTGGGTGAAACCGAACAGGAACGCGACCTTGGCGCTGCCATTGCCGTTGTTTGCGGCCAGATGGATGTTTCCCTGCCGGAAGGGGCAAGTGCGGAAAACACGGTTATTGCCTATGAACCGGTGTGGGCAATTGGCACTGGCCGCACGGCTGCTGTTGCCGATGTTGAAGAAATGCACGCTGCCATCCGCCGTAAACTCAAAGAACGTTTCGCCGATGCCGAAGGCTTCCGCATTCTTTATGGCGGTTCGGTCAAGCCGTCCAATGCGGCAGAGATTCTGGCGGTTGAGAATGTTGATGGCGCACTTGTTGGTGGGGCCAGCCTTAAGGTCGAGGATTTCTGGGGTATTATTGCCGCCTGCGAATAA
- a CDS encoding SurA N-terminal domain-containing protein has translation MLSGIRTFSQSIFAKILFGIIAISFVAWGLKASMLSLGNSREVAEVGSQSISPVELDRAFKRNIDKMRRVFGPSFDQQQAIQMGLLNNTVQGLVSQKLLEENAKDIGIGISDDKVRDNIFNNQSFKNDTTGQFDRQKFLQILYQNGYSEPEFIEGMRSDLMSQQVVGSLGAASTPPSPLVKTIAAYRNEDRNGRFVTLGDDDIDPIATPADDVLKKFHDEHSSQFTAPETRNATLALLTVDSLAKTMDVTDAEVLDAYNQRIGEFQTPEKRAVEQMLFAPNDKESATEAYKALESGKDFMAVATEEAGMKESVVKLGEFTKDNMLPDLRDTVFSLSEDGYSQPVETALGWHIMRVTSITPAHEQSLDEVREQVENGVKRQKAEDQIFDIAAQLDDELGAGTSLKDAADKVHAELFTLTDIKKGQDLGHDIRDSQEINAKIYELNEGDESFLEETQNGDRYVVSVTKVTPSAVQPFEDVRDQVITAWKAEEKQRLLSEKADALAARINDGSAKIEAIATELDNSIDETGDTKRDGRGLSADASPAIAGALFELEKGKAKSVVGANGVAVVVLDDVKGSAADLGKDDPIVSELQDSLDQDIVSQYLDYLRDDISVSLNNGVINGLYAQNTAN, from the coding sequence ATGCTTTCTGGCATTCGCACATTTTCTCAATCCATCTTTGCCAAAATTCTGTTTGGCATCATCGCGATCAGCTTTGTCGCATGGGGGCTCAAGGCCTCGATGCTAAGCCTTGGCAATTCCCGCGAAGTCGCCGAAGTTGGCAGCCAGTCTATCAGTCCTGTCGAACTTGACCGTGCTTTCAAGCGCAATATCGACAAAATGCGTCGCGTATTCGGGCCGAGCTTTGACCAGCAGCAAGCCATTCAGATGGGCCTTCTGAACAACACCGTTCAGGGCTTGGTTTCGCAGAAACTGCTTGAAGAAAATGCAAAGGACATCGGCATCGGCATTAGCGATGACAAAGTCCGCGATAACATTTTCAACAATCAGAGCTTCAAGAACGACACCACCGGCCAGTTCGACCGCCAGAAGTTCCTGCAGATTCTGTATCAAAACGGTTATAGCGAGCCGGAATTCATCGAAGGCATGCGCAGCGACCTGATGAGCCAGCAGGTTGTCGGCAGCCTGGGTGCCGCCAGCACGCCGCCCTCGCCGCTGGTTAAAACCATTGCGGCCTACCGCAATGAAGACCGCAATGGCCGTTTCGTGACCCTGGGTGACGATGATATCGACCCGATCGCAACGCCCGCTGATGACGTTCTGAAAAAATTCCATGATGAACACAGCAGCCAGTTCACCGCGCCGGAAACCCGCAATGCGACCCTGGCCCTTCTGACCGTTGACAGCCTGGCCAAGACCATGGACGTCACTGACGCAGAAGTCCTTGATGCCTACAACCAGCGCATTGGCGAATTCCAGACCCCGGAAAAACGCGCTGTCGAACAGATGCTGTTTGCACCGAACGACAAGGAAAGTGCCACCGAAGCCTATAAGGCACTGGAAAGCGGCAAGGATTTCATGGCTGTTGCCACGGAAGAAGCCGGCATGAAGGAATCTGTTGTCAAACTGGGTGAGTTCACCAAAGACAACATGCTGCCTGACCTGCGCGACACCGTATTTTCCCTGTCGGAAGACGGATATTCCCAGCCGGTTGAAACTGCCCTTGGCTGGCATATCATGCGCGTAACCTCGATTACCCCGGCACATGAACAAAGCCTGGATGAAGTACGCGAGCAGGTCGAAAACGGTGTAAAACGCCAAAAGGCCGAAGACCAGATTTTCGATATCGCAGCCCAGCTTGACGATGAACTGGGTGCAGGTACCTCGCTGAAGGATGCGGCAGACAAGGTTCATGCTGAACTTTTCACCCTGACCGACATTAAAAAAGGCCAGGATCTGGGCCATGACATTCGTGACAGCCAGGAAATCAACGCCAAGATTTACGAGCTGAATGAAGGCGATGAAAGCTTCCTGGAAGAAACGCAGAATGGCGACCGCTACGTTGTCAGCGTTACCAAAGTCACCCCGTCGGCCGTACAGCCGTTTGAAGATGTTCGTGACCAGGTAATCACTGCATGGAAGGCCGAAGAAAAACAGCGCCTTCTGTCGGAAAAGGCGGATGCGCTTGCAGCACGCATCAATGATGGCAGTGCAAAAATCGAAGCCATCGCCACCGAGCTGGACAACAGCATTGACGAAACCGGCGATACCAAGCGCGATGGACGCGGTCTTTCGGCCGATGCCAGCCCCGCCATTGCCGGTGCCCTTTTCGAGCTTGAAAAAGGCAAGGCCAAATCGGTTGTTGGTGCCAATGGCGTCGCCGTTGTCGTACTTGACGATGTCAAAGGTTCGGCCGCAGACCTTGGCAAGGATGACCCCATCGTTTCCGAACTGCAGGACAGCCTCGATCAGGATATCGTTTCGCAGTATCTGGATTATCTGCGTGATGACATTTCGGTCAGCCTTAATAACGGTGTGATCAACGGTCTTTACGCCCAGAACACCGCGAACTAA
- the trpE gene encoding anthranilate synthase component I yields the protein MDIKPDFETFARNHKAGIAQVVYTSLTADLDTPVSAFLKLAEGLPNTYLLESVEGGASRGRYSFIGFKPDLIWRCFGDRAEINRRVMADADDFSVQDQKPLDALKALIAESHIDLPDHLPPMSAGLVGYMGYDTVRLMEKLPDDNPDNLNVPDGIFIRPTVTASFDTIADTVTVVTPVRPEAGIDAQAAYDLACARLNDVVQHFQRNLFIDRRSRTVPQDLPEPEVSVDEAGYHEMVERAKEYIRAGDIFQVVLSQRYSLPYRLPPFAFYRALRRINPSPFMFYLNIGGFQVVGASPEILVRLRDDEVTIRPIAGTRKRGKTSEEDKFLAQDLLDDPKERSEHLMLLDLGRNDVGRVSQPGTVRVTDRETIEYYSHVMHIVSNVVGQIDPQYDAMDALKAGFPAGTVSGAPKVRAMEIIDELEPVRRGIYAGCIGYISADGSMDTCIALRTAVIKDEMIHIQAGAGIVVDSKPDMEHQECRNKAGALMAACREAHRFA from the coding sequence ATGGATATCAAACCGGATTTTGAAACATTCGCCCGCAACCACAAGGCCGGTATCGCGCAGGTTGTTTACACCTCGCTGACAGCCGATCTCGACACGCCTGTTTCCGCGTTCCTTAAACTGGCCGAAGGTTTGCCCAACACCTACCTTCTGGAATCGGTTGAAGGTGGCGCCAGCCGTGGGCGCTATTCCTTTATCGGCTTTAAACCCGATCTGATCTGGCGGTGCTTTGGCGACCGGGCGGAAATCAACCGTCGCGTCATGGCCGATGCTGATGATTTTTCCGTACAGGATCAAAAACCGCTAGATGCCCTGAAAGCCCTGATCGCGGAAAGCCACATTGACCTGCCCGACCATTTGCCGCCCATGAGTGCAGGCCTGGTCGGCTATATGGGTTATGACACCGTCCGCCTGATGGAAAAGCTGCCCGATGACAACCCGGACAACCTGAATGTGCCTGATGGCATTTTCATCCGCCCGACAGTGACGGCAAGCTTTGACACCATCGCCGATACGGTAACGGTGGTAACGCCCGTCCGCCCGGAAGCCGGAATTGACGCCCAGGCAGCCTATGACCTTGCCTGCGCACGCCTAAATGATGTTGTTCAGCATTTCCAGCGCAACCTGTTTATTGACCGGCGTTCGCGCACCGTTCCGCAGGATTTGCCGGAACCCGAAGTCAGCGTAGATGAAGCCGGGTATCACGAGATGGTTGAACGCGCGAAAGAATATATTCGCGCTGGCGATATCTTCCAGGTCGTTCTGTCGCAGCGTTATTCACTGCCCTATCGCCTGCCGCCTTTTGCCTTTTACCGGGCATTACGGCGCATCAACCCCTCGCCTTTCATGTTCTATCTTAATATTGGCGGTTTTCAGGTTGTTGGTGCCAGCCCGGAAATTCTGGTGCGGTTGCGTGATGACGAAGTGACCATTCGCCCCATCGCTGGCACCCGCAAGCGCGGCAAAACTTCCGAAGAGGATAAATTCCTCGCCCAGGACCTGCTTGATGATCCCAAGGAACGGTCCGAACATCTGATGCTGCTGGATCTGGGGCGCAATGATGTTGGTCGCGTCTCGCAACCTGGTACGGTACGTGTGACCGACCGTGAAACCATCGAATATTATTCGCATGTGATGCATATCGTTTCAAATGTAGTGGGCCAGATTGACCCGCAATATGATGCGATGGATGCGCTAAAGGCTGGTTTCCCGGCTGGCACCGTTTCTGGCGCACCGAAGGTCCGTGCCATGGAAATCATCGATGAGCTCGAACCGGTACGTCGCGGCATTTATGCCGGCTGTATTGGTTATATTTCCGCCGACGGATCGATGGATACCTGCATTGCGCTGCGTACCGCAGTCATCAAGGATGAGATGATCCACATTCAGGCTGGTGCAGGCATCGTTGTTGATAGCAAACCCGATATGGAACATCAGGAATGCCGTAACAAGGCCGGTGCCCTGATGGCAGCATGCCGCGAAGCACATCGCTTTGCCTGA